Proteins found in one Methylobacterium sp. CB376 genomic segment:
- a CDS encoding class II 3-deoxy-7-phosphoheptulonate synthase: MSERWTPSSWRRLPIQQVPDYPDAVALEAVERQLASFPPLVFAGEARKLKRSLATVAAGEAFLLQGGDCAESFDEHSADNIRDFFRVFLQMALVLTFAGGSPVVKVGRIAGQFAKPRSSPTETQDGVALPSYRGDIVNGIGFTAEDRIPDPRRQVEAYRQSAATLNLLRAFATGGYANLENAHRWMLGFVKDSPQSSAYEDLAQRMTETLDFMRAIGINPETHQEVRQTDFYTSHEALLLGYEQALTRVDSTSGDWYATSGHMLWIGDRTRQADHAHIEYARGIKNPVGLKCGPSLKPDDLIRLIGLLNPENEPGRLTLICRFGADKVGDHLPGLIRAVEREGRKVVWSCDPMHGNTVTASGFKTRPFERVMKEIQGFFDVHRAEGTYAGGIHLEMTGKNVTECTGGARALTADDLRDRYHTYCDPRLNAEQALEVAFLTADLVKRERRDKERPRIEAAE; the protein is encoded by the coding sequence ATGAGCGAGCGCTGGACCCCCTCGAGCTGGCGGCGGCTGCCGATCCAGCAGGTGCCCGACTATCCCGATGCGGTGGCGCTGGAGGCGGTCGAACGTCAGCTCGCGAGCTTTCCGCCGCTGGTTTTTGCAGGTGAGGCGCGCAAGCTGAAGCGCAGCCTCGCCACGGTGGCGGCGGGCGAGGCCTTCCTGCTCCAGGGCGGCGACTGCGCCGAGAGCTTCGACGAGCATTCGGCCGACAACATCCGCGACTTCTTCCGCGTCTTCCTGCAGATGGCGCTGGTGCTCACCTTCGCGGGCGGCTCGCCGGTGGTGAAGGTCGGGCGCATCGCCGGCCAGTTCGCCAAGCCGCGCTCCTCGCCGACCGAGACGCAGGACGGCGTCGCCCTGCCGAGCTACCGCGGCGACATCGTCAACGGCATCGGCTTCACCGCCGAGGACCGGATCCCGGATCCGCGGCGGCAGGTCGAGGCCTACCGGCAATCGGCGGCGACGCTGAACCTGCTGCGCGCCTTCGCGACCGGCGGCTACGCCAACCTGGAGAACGCCCATCGCTGGATGCTGGGCTTCGTGAAGGACTCGCCGCAATCCTCGGCCTACGAGGACCTCGCCCAGCGCATGACCGAGACCCTCGACTTCATGCGGGCGATCGGCATCAACCCGGAGACGCACCAGGAGGTGCGCCAGACCGACTTCTACACGAGCCACGAGGCGCTGCTGCTCGGCTACGAGCAGGCCCTGACCCGGGTCGATTCGACGAGCGGGGATTGGTACGCCACGTCCGGGCACATGCTCTGGATCGGGGACCGGACGCGGCAGGCGGACCACGCCCACATCGAGTACGCCCGGGGCATCAAGAACCCGGTCGGGCTCAAATGCGGCCCGTCCCTGAAGCCCGACGACCTGATCCGGCTGATCGGCCTGCTCAATCCCGAGAACGAGCCGGGCCGCCTGACGCTGATCTGCCGCTTCGGCGCCGACAAGGTGGGCGACCACCTGCCGGGGCTGATCCGGGCGGTCGAGCGCGAGGGCCGCAAGGTGGTGTGGTCGTGCGACCCCATGCACGGCAACACGGTCACGGCGAGCGGCTTCAAGACCCGGCCCTTCGAGCGGGTGATGAAGGAGATCCAGGGCTTCTTCGACGTCCACCGGGCGGAGGGCACCTACGCGGGCGGCATCCACCTGGAGATGACCGGCAAGAACGTCACCGAGTGCACGGGCGGCGCGCGCGCGCTCACGGCGGACGACCTGCGGGACCGCTACCACACCTATTGCGACCCGCGCCTCAACGCCGAGCAGGCGCTGGAGGTGGCGTTCCTGACCGCCGACCTCGTCAAGCGCGAGCGGCGGGACAAGGAGCGGCCCCGGATCGAGGCCGCCGAGTAG
- a CDS encoding sulfite oxidase heme-binding subunit YedZ, with protein MLALPWLDRTGRLSRLKLATFLATLGPGLAYAAAYGLDRLGAKPLTAFLHAMGDWTIYWLVASLAVTPLRRVADWPRLILVRRMLGLAALAYAVIHLLLYAADLKFDLARVAAEIVTRIYLAIGFSALLGLVLLGATSTDAMIRRLGRTWTRLHRLVYGIAALGLFHYFLQSKIDVSKPVFWSGLFLALMGWRLMQHRRIATTPLTLAGLAAASGLATAALETAWYALATGVPAGAVLAANLDFSYDVRPAWWVLGTVALAVPLNLLRGRGERAPPRAGPTRSGAPPSRSSPRSRDGRAGSGARPARVAAAQEAGEEAARPAEGGGLLRLAHLDGAGPQSPGRRQREEIRLVQDPGRRPARLDQEAEGDRAGRAQQHDREDVAARMQPARRVEGEAVLAARKFGQCRLRQRKSIEAHDRAVACTGQSQMQPLSDAQSHVALGQQLKSSFTSAMLAASRPRCKMNNV; from the coding sequence ATGCTCGCTCTTCCCTGGCTCGACCGCACCGGCCGCCTGTCCCGGCTCAAGCTCGCGACGTTCCTGGCGACGCTCGGCCCCGGGCTCGCCTACGCGGCGGCCTACGGCCTCGACCGGCTCGGCGCCAAGCCCCTCACCGCCTTCCTGCACGCGATGGGCGACTGGACGATCTACTGGCTGGTCGCCTCGCTCGCCGTGACGCCGCTGCGCCGCGTGGCGGACTGGCCGAGGCTGATCCTGGTGCGGAGGATGCTCGGCCTCGCGGCCCTCGCCTACGCGGTGATTCACCTCCTCCTCTACGCGGCCGACCTGAAGTTCGACCTCGCGCGGGTCGCGGCCGAGATCGTGACGCGCATCTACCTCGCCATCGGCTTTTCGGCGCTCCTCGGGCTCGTCCTGCTCGGTGCCACCTCGACGGACGCCATGATCCGCCGCCTCGGGCGGACCTGGACCCGGCTGCACCGCCTCGTCTACGGGATCGCCGCGCTCGGCCTGTTCCACTACTTCCTGCAGTCGAAGATCGACGTCTCGAAGCCGGTCTTCTGGAGCGGGCTCTTTCTCGCCCTGATGGGCTGGCGGCTGATGCAGCACCGCCGCATCGCCACCACCCCGCTCACCCTGGCGGGGCTGGCCGCCGCGTCCGGACTCGCCACCGCGGCGCTCGAGACCGCGTGGTACGCGCTCGCCACCGGGGTGCCGGCCGGCGCGGTGCTCGCGGCGAATCTCGACTTCTCCTACGACGTGCGGCCGGCCTGGTGGGTGCTCGGCACCGTGGCGCTCGCCGTGCCGCTCAACCTCCTGCGCGGGCGCGGCGAGCGGGCCCCGCCGCGCGCCGGGCCGACGCGATCCGGCGCCCCGCCGAGCCGGTCGTCGCCGCGGAGCCGTGACGGGCGCGCCGGCTCAGGCGCTCGCCCGGCGCGCGTCGCCGCGGCGCAGGAAGCCGGGGAGGAAGCCGCCCGCCCCGCCGAGGGAGGCGGCCTCCTGCGCCTCGCCCACCTCGATGGCGCAGGTCCACAATCGCCAGGGCGCCGCCAGCGGGAGGAAATCCGCCTCGTCCAGGATCCAGGACGCCGTCCCGCTCGGCTCGACCAGGAGGCGGAAGGGGACCGCGCCGGCCGGGCCCAGCAGCACGACCGAGAGGATGTTGCGGCCCGGATGCAGCCAGCGCGTCGCGTCGAAGGTGAAGCCGTCCTCGCTGCTCGGAAATTCGGTCAGTGCAGGCTGCGTCAGCGCAAAAGTATTGAGGCTCACGATCGCGCGGTCGCCTGCACCGGACAAAGTCAAATGCAGCCTCTCTCCGATGCGCAATCGCATGTCGCCCTCGGCCAGCAGCTCAAATCATCGTTTACATCGGCGATGCTTGCTGCTTCGCGGCCGCGTTGCAAGATGAACAATGTGTGA
- a CDS encoding Uma2 family endonuclease, with translation MTVDEFLAWSETAPGRHELVGGEVVAMAPERVQHARLKFAVQKALDAGLAGHPCEMLPDGMTVRIDEHTAYEPDALVTCEGPLDPHAVEVRAPVIVVEVLSPGTRRFDERGKLVEYFRLPSLHHYLLVDPDRRRVIHHRRAAEAIETRIVATGLLHLDPPGVDLPLDVLFARS, from the coding sequence ATGACGGTCGACGAGTTCCTGGCCTGGAGCGAGACGGCGCCCGGCCGGCACGAACTCGTCGGCGGCGAGGTCGTCGCCATGGCGCCCGAGCGGGTGCAGCACGCGCGCCTCAAATTCGCGGTCCAGAAGGCGCTCGATGCCGGCTTGGCCGGACATCCCTGCGAGATGCTGCCGGACGGGATGACGGTGCGGATCGACGAGCACACGGCCTACGAGCCGGACGCGCTCGTCACCTGCGAGGGCCCCCTGGACCCGCACGCCGTCGAGGTGCGCGCGCCCGTCATCGTCGTGGAGGTGCTCTCCCCGGGGACGCGGCGCTTCGACGAGCGGGGCAAACTCGTGGAATATTTCCGCCTGCCGAGCCTGCACCATTACCTGCTGGTCGATCCTGATCGTCGGCGGGTCATCCACCACCGACGGGCCGCCGAGGCGATCGAGACCCGCATCGTGGCGACGGGTCTGCTTCACCTCGATCCTCCGGGCGTCGATCTCCCGCTCGACGTGCTCTTCGCGCGATCCTGA
- a CDS encoding adenosine kinase codes for MTAPLDLLVLGNAIVDIIARTDEAFLVRESVHKGAMQLIDEARAEHLFGVMGPATIVSGGSGANTAVGAAQLGARTGFVGKVRDDELGRLFRHDLTATGVRFDVAPTSEGPATARCFVLVTPDGERTMNTYLGACQGLTAADVDEATAGSARFVYLEGYLWDPPAAKDAFRKAATLAHQAGNRVALTLSDAFCVDRYRDEFLGLIRDGSLDILFANIHELKSLYQTADAEAALSALREEAGLLGVVTRSSEGALVVTRGETRAVPASPIRDLVDTTGAGDLFAAGFLAGLARDLDHVDCARLGAIAAAEVIQHIGARPQTDLRALAAQEGL; via the coding sequence ATGACCGCTCCGCTCGACCTGCTCGTCCTCGGCAACGCCATCGTGGACATCATCGCCCGGACCGACGAGGCCTTCCTGGTGCGCGAATCCGTCCACAAGGGCGCGATGCAGCTCATCGACGAGGCACGGGCCGAGCACCTGTTCGGCGTCATGGGGCCGGCGACCATCGTGTCGGGCGGCTCGGGCGCCAACACGGCGGTCGGCGCCGCCCAGCTCGGCGCGCGCACCGGCTTCGTCGGCAAGGTGCGGGACGACGAGCTCGGCCGCCTGTTCCGGCACGACCTCACCGCCACCGGCGTGCGCTTCGACGTGGCGCCGACGAGCGAGGGCCCGGCCACGGCGCGCTGCTTCGTCCTGGTCACGCCGGACGGCGAGCGCACCATGAACACCTATCTGGGCGCCTGCCAGGGCCTCACCGCCGCGGACGTGGACGAGGCGACCGCCGGCAGCGCCCGCTTCGTCTACCTCGAAGGCTACCTGTGGGATCCGCCCGCCGCCAAGGACGCCTTCCGCAAGGCGGCGACCCTCGCCCACCAGGCCGGCAACAGGGTCGCGCTCACCCTGTCGGACGCGTTCTGCGTCGACCGCTACCGCGACGAGTTCCTCGGCCTGATCCGGGACGGCAGCCTCGACATCCTCTTCGCCAACATCCACGAGCTGAAGAGCCTCTACCAGACCGCCGATGCCGAGGCGGCCCTCTCGGCCCTGCGCGAGGAGGCGGGGCTCCTCGGCGTCGTCACCCGCTCCTCCGAGGGGGCGCTGGTCGTCACCCGCGGCGAGACCCGGGCGGTGCCGGCCTCGCCGATCCGCGATCTCGTCGACACGACCGGGGCGGGCGACCTCTTCGCGGCGGGCTTCCTCGCCGGCCTCGCCCGCGACCTCGACCACGTGGATTGCGCGCGCCTCGGGGCGATCGCGGCCGCCGAGGTGATCCAGCACATCGGCGCGCGGCCCCAGACCGACCTCAGGGCCCTCGCCGCCCAGGAAGGCCTCTGA
- the ugpE gene encoding sn-glycerol-3-phosphate ABC transporter permease UgpE, giving the protein MVENRRFGTLVPHLVLWIGVAIVAFPVYLAFVASTHDGATVANGQMPLWPGLHAAENYRRALTESGLAGAPVATMLLNSLITALAIAAGKIVISLLSAYGLIYFRFPLRQTAFWLIFVTLMLPVEVRIYPTYKVAADLHLLDSYAGLALPLIASATATLLYRQFFLTVPNELVEASRIDGAGPVRFFIDTLLPLSRTTTAALFVILFIYGWNQYLWPILVTTRDDMQTVVIGLRKMTTITDQLTEWQVVMATAMLAMLPPVAVVVGMQRLFVRGLVETEK; this is encoded by the coding sequence ATGGTCGAGAACCGCCGTTTCGGCACGCTCGTCCCGCACCTCGTGCTGTGGATCGGGGTCGCCATCGTGGCCTTCCCGGTCTACCTCGCCTTCGTCGCCTCGACGCATGACGGCGCCACCGTGGCGAACGGCCAGATGCCCCTCTGGCCGGGCCTCCACGCGGCCGAGAACTACCGCAGGGCGCTGACGGAATCGGGGCTCGCGGGCGCGCCGGTCGCGACCATGCTCCTCAACAGCCTGATCACCGCGCTGGCCATCGCGGCGGGCAAGATCGTGATCTCGCTGCTCTCGGCCTACGGGCTGATCTACTTTCGCTTCCCGCTCCGGCAGACCGCCTTCTGGCTGATCTTCGTCACCCTGATGCTGCCCGTCGAGGTGCGGATCTACCCGACCTACAAGGTCGCGGCGGATCTCCACCTGCTCGACAGCTACGCGGGTCTGGCCCTGCCGCTGATCGCCTCGGCCACCGCGACCCTGCTCTACCGGCAGTTCTTCCTGACCGTGCCGAACGAGCTGGTGGAGGCCTCGCGCATCGACGGGGCGGGGCCGGTGCGGTTCTTCATCGACACGCTGCTGCCGCTCTCGCGCACCACCACGGCGGCGCTCTTCGTGATCCTCTTCATCTACGGCTGGAACCAGTACCTCTGGCCCATCCTGGTCACGACCCGCGACGACATGCAGACGGTGGTGATCGGCCTGCGCAAGATGACCACGATCACCGACCAGCTCACCGAGTGGCAGGTCGTGATGGCCACCGCGATGCTCGCCATGCTGCCCCCGGTGGCGGTGGTGGTCGGCATGCAGCGGCTGTTCGTGCGCGGGCTCGTCGAGACCGAGAAGTAG
- a CDS encoding ABC transporter ATP-binding protein, which translates to MARLVLDQVGKTYTGGVAAVRGVSLEVPAGAFCVLVGPSGCGKSTVLRMIAGLETVTAGTIAIGERVVNEVEPAARDIAMVFQNYALYPHMRVSDNLAYGLRNRGTPKAEIAARVGEAARLLGLDALLDRYPRQLSGGQRQRVAMGRAIVRKPRIFLFDEPLSNLDAKLRVQMRVEIRRLQRQLGVTTVYVTHDQVEAMTMADRLVVMNGGLIEQVGTPIEIYRRPATRYVATFMGSPPMNILAAEAVGEGVRIAGRVFPVSLPDLPAGRPVEVGLRPEAFRIAPEGLPFRVAFAEELGATRLLHGTLGEGEVVVQVPAGPEPAEGATVLLAFDPAEIHVFDRETGRRIGGGA; encoded by the coding sequence ATGGCGCGCCTCGTCCTCGATCAGGTGGGGAAGACCTACACGGGAGGCGTCGCGGCGGTGCGCGGCGTCTCGCTGGAGGTGCCGGCCGGGGCCTTCTGCGTCCTCGTCGGCCCCTCGGGCTGCGGCAAGTCCACGGTGCTGCGGATGATCGCCGGCCTGGAGACGGTGACGGCGGGCACCATCGCGATCGGCGAGCGGGTGGTCAACGAAGTCGAGCCGGCCGCCCGCGACATCGCCATGGTGTTCCAGAACTACGCGCTCTATCCGCACATGCGGGTCTCGGACAATCTCGCCTACGGCCTGCGCAACCGCGGCACGCCCAAGGCCGAGATCGCCGCGCGGGTGGGGGAGGCGGCGCGGCTGCTCGGCCTCGACGCGCTCCTCGACCGCTACCCGCGCCAGCTCTCGGGCGGCCAGCGCCAGCGCGTGGCGATGGGGCGGGCGATCGTGCGCAAGCCCCGGATCTTCCTGTTCGACGAGCCGCTCTCGAACCTCGACGCCAAGCTCCGGGTGCAGATGCGGGTGGAGATCCGCCGCCTGCAGCGCCAGCTCGGGGTGACGACGGTCTACGTCACCCACGACCAGGTCGAGGCCATGACCATGGCCGACCGGCTGGTGGTGATGAACGGGGGCCTGATCGAGCAGGTCGGCACCCCGATCGAGATCTATCGCCGGCCCGCGACGCGCTACGTCGCGACCTTCATGGGCTCGCCCCCGATGAACATCCTGGCCGCCGAGGCGGTGGGGGAGGGGGTCCGGATTGCCGGCCGGGTGTTTCCCGTGAGCCTGCCGGATCTCCCGGCCGGCCGCCCGGTCGAGGTCGGGCTGCGGCCCGAAGCCTTCCGGATCGCCCCCGAGGGCCTGCCCTTCCGGGTCGCCTTCGCGGAGGAGCTCGGGGCGACGCGCCTGCTCCACGGCACCCTCGGGGAGGGCGAGGTGGTGGTGCAGGTGCCGGCCGGGCCGGAGCCCGCGGAGGGCGCGACCGTCCTCCTCGCCTTCGATCCGGCGGAGATCCACGTCTTCGACCGCGAGACCGGGCGGCGGATCGGCGGGGGCGCCTGA
- a CDS encoding CaiB/BaiF CoA transferase family protein translates to MHKPLAGIRVLELARILAGPWIGQLLADLGADVVKVERPGVGDDTRAWGPPFVEAAEGGTLSASYFHSTNRGKRSVAADFETEEGRAVVRRLAAHADVMIENFKVGGLRKYGLDHESLRALNPRLITCSVTGFGQDGPYAPRAGYDFMIQGLGGIMSLTGEPAGEPVKTAVAFADVFTGVYGATAILAALQGRHATGEGCHVDMALLDTQVSVLGNQALVYLVSGQLPPRMGNEHTSIVPYQVFPAADGHVIVACGNDGQFAKLCGVLGTAWHRDPAYATNPARVTNRAVLIPLIAAETSRHPKAELLARLTAVNVPVGPINDLAEVFADPQVRHRGLRVDLPEPRAKGGHVPSVRSPIVIDGVPMVADAASPQVGDHTRSVLDDPAWGG, encoded by the coding sequence GTGCACAAGCCGCTCGCGGGAATCAGGGTGCTCGAACTCGCCCGCATCCTCGCCGGGCCCTGGATCGGCCAGCTCCTGGCGGATCTCGGGGCCGACGTCGTCAAGGTCGAACGGCCGGGGGTCGGGGACGACACCCGCGCCTGGGGCCCGCCCTTTGTGGAGGCGGCGGAGGGCGGCACCCTCTCGGCCTCCTACTTCCACTCGACGAATCGCGGCAAGCGCTCGGTCGCGGCGGATTTCGAGACCGAGGAGGGCCGCGCCGTGGTGCGCCGGCTCGCCGCCCACGCCGACGTGATGATCGAGAACTTCAAGGTCGGCGGCCTCAGGAAGTACGGGCTCGACCACGAGAGCCTGCGGGCGCTCAACCCGCGCCTCATCACCTGCTCGGTGACCGGCTTCGGCCAGGACGGACCCTACGCGCCGCGCGCCGGCTACGACTTCATGATCCAGGGCCTCGGCGGGATCATGTCGCTCACCGGCGAGCCCGCGGGCGAGCCGGTGAAGACCGCGGTCGCCTTCGCGGACGTGTTCACGGGCGTCTACGGGGCGACGGCGATCCTCGCCGCCCTCCAGGGCCGCCACGCCACCGGCGAGGGCTGCCACGTCGACATGGCGCTGCTCGACACCCAGGTCTCGGTGCTCGGCAACCAGGCGCTGGTCTACCTCGTCTCGGGCCAGCTGCCGCCGCGGATGGGCAACGAGCACACTAGCATCGTGCCCTACCAGGTCTTCCCGGCCGCCGACGGCCACGTCATCGTGGCCTGCGGCAATGACGGGCAATTCGCCAAGCTCTGCGGCGTGCTCGGCACCGCGTGGCACCGGGACCCCGCCTACGCCACCAACCCGGCGCGGGTGACGAACCGGGCCGTGCTGATCCCGCTGATCGCCGCCGAGACCAGCCGCCACCCGAAGGCGGAGCTGCTGGCGCGGCTCACCGCTGTCAACGTGCCGGTCGGGCCGATCAACGACCTCGCGGAGGTCTTCGCCGACCCCCAGGTGCGGCACCGGGGCCTGCGGGTCGACCTGCCCGAGCCGCGCGCCAAGGGCGGCCACGTGCCGAGCGTGCGCTCGCCGATCGTGATCGACGGCGTGCCCATGGTGGCGGACGCCGCCTCGCCGCAGGTGGGGGATCACACGCGGAGCGTCCTCGACGACCCGGCCTGGGGCGGGTGA
- a CDS encoding thiamine pyrophosphate-binding protein yields MPDSATPRSGGRILVDQLLVHGVRDAFCVPGESYLAVLDALHDAAIRLTVCRQEGSAAMMAEAAGKLTGEPGICFVTRGPGAMNAAPGLHVARQDSTPLILFVGQVERGAREREAFQEIDYRAVFGTVAKWVTEVEDPARLPELISRAFHVATAGRPGPVVVALPEDVLTATAAVADAPPYAPTETHPALAQMVALQRLLGEAERPLALLGGSRWSEAAVRRLARFAGLFRLPVACSFRRQGLFPADHPSYAGDLGLGANPRLLARIREADLLLLVGGRLGEIPSQGYSLLDIPGPRQRLVHVHPDPEELGRVYRPHLAVNATPAAFAAAIETVQPPARLPWAEGTDEAHASYLAWSDPARVATPGELQMGGVMAHLREVLPADAILCNGAGNFATWVHRFWPFRAFDGQLAPTSGSMGYGVPAAVAAKRLRPERTVVAVSGDGDFLMNGQDFATAVQYGLPILVILVDNGMYGTIRMHQEREYPGRVSGTSLRNPDFAAYATAFGGYGERVTRTEDFPEALARARASGLPAILHCPIDPEAITPTTTLTALRERGRAT; encoded by the coding sequence ATGCCTGACAGCGCCACGCCCCGCTCCGGCGGCCGGATCCTCGTCGATCAGCTCCTCGTGCACGGGGTGCGGGACGCCTTCTGCGTGCCGGGCGAGAGCTACCTCGCGGTGCTCGACGCGCTCCACGACGCCGCGATCCGCCTCACCGTCTGCCGCCAGGAGGGCTCCGCCGCCATGATGGCCGAGGCGGCCGGCAAGCTCACGGGCGAGCCCGGCATCTGCTTCGTCACCCGGGGCCCCGGCGCCATGAACGCGGCGCCCGGCCTGCACGTGGCGCGCCAGGATTCGACGCCGCTGATCCTGTTCGTCGGCCAGGTCGAGCGCGGCGCGCGCGAGCGCGAGGCCTTCCAGGAGATCGATTACCGGGCGGTGTTCGGCACGGTGGCCAAGTGGGTGACCGAGGTCGAGGACCCGGCCCGCCTGCCGGAACTGATCTCCCGCGCCTTCCACGTCGCCACGGCGGGCCGGCCCGGCCCGGTCGTGGTGGCCCTGCCGGAGGACGTGCTCACCGCCACCGCCGCGGTGGCGGACGCGCCGCCCTACGCGCCGACCGAGACCCATCCGGCGCTGGCCCAGATGGTGGCGCTGCAGCGGCTCCTCGGCGAGGCCGAGCGGCCCCTCGCGCTCCTCGGCGGCAGCCGCTGGAGCGAGGCGGCCGTGCGGCGCCTCGCGCGCTTCGCCGGCCTGTTCCGCCTGCCCGTCGCCTGCTCGTTCCGCCGCCAGGGGCTGTTCCCGGCCGACCACCCGAGCTACGCGGGCGATCTCGGGCTCGGCGCGAATCCGCGGCTCCTCGCCCGCATCCGGGAGGCCGACCTCCTGCTCCTGGTGGGCGGGCGCCTCGGCGAGATCCCCTCGCAGGGCTACAGCCTGCTCGACATTCCCGGGCCGCGCCAGCGCCTCGTCCACGTGCATCCGGATCCCGAGGAGCTCGGCCGGGTCTACCGGCCGCACCTCGCCGTCAACGCGACCCCCGCCGCCTTCGCGGCGGCGATCGAGACCGTGCAGCCGCCCGCCCGGCTGCCCTGGGCGGAGGGGACCGACGAGGCGCACGCGTCCTACCTCGCCTGGAGCGATCCCGCCCGCGTCGCCACCCCGGGCGAACTCCAGATGGGCGGCGTGATGGCGCATCTGCGCGAGGTGCTGCCCGCCGACGCGATCCTGTGCAACGGGGCCGGCAACTTCGCCACCTGGGTGCACCGCTTCTGGCCCTTCCGGGCCTTCGACGGGCAACTCGCCCCGACCTCCGGCTCGATGGGCTACGGCGTCCCGGCCGCGGTGGCGGCCAAGCGCCTGCGGCCGGAGCGCACCGTGGTGGCGGTGTCGGGCGACGGCGACTTCCTGATGAACGGGCAGGACTTCGCCACCGCCGTGCAGTACGGCCTGCCGATCCTGGTCATCCTGGTCGACAACGGCATGTACGGCACGATCCGGATGCACCAGGAGCGGGAATACCCGGGCCGCGTCTCGGGCACGAGCCTGCGCAACCCGGATTTCGCCGCCTACGCGACGGCCTTCGGCGGCTACGGCGAGCGGGTGACCCGGACCGAGGACTTCCCCGAAGCCCTCGCCCGCGCCCGCGCCTCGGGCCTGCCGGCGATCCTGCACTGCCCGATCGACCCCGAGGCGATCACCCCGACCACCACTCTCACGGCGCTGCGGGAGCGCGGGCGGGCGACCTGA
- a CDS encoding sterol desaturase family protein, with translation MPDLPLPPALWAAVHGLAESTAGVWLLLTILGAVFTAVSLVARPCNPGQPWWRKPDVLTDVCYWFAIPVVSGYARVWLLVIGIVVMNAACASAGLPAQFGEGKGPLAGLPFWAQVPLYLILSDLVMYATHRLFHTMRLWRFHAVHHSSEQVEWVSAARFHPVDAVFHGALSDAVPLLLGISPDVVIALVPFSVALAALAHANLDWTFGPLRYLLVSPVFHRWHHTGPDQGGNMNFAASFPFIDLIFGTFYMPKGVLPEAYGNGDPSFPSGFGGQLVHPFVGAGAGGAAEGAGLGR, from the coding sequence ATGCCCGACCTCCCGCTCCCGCCCGCCCTCTGGGCCGCCGTCCACGGTCTCGCCGAGAGCACCGCGGGGGTGTGGCTGCTGCTCACGATCCTGGGCGCCGTGTTCACGGCCGTCAGCCTCGTGGCCCGGCCCTGCAATCCGGGCCAGCCGTGGTGGCGCAAGCCCGACGTCCTCACGGATGTCTGCTACTGGTTCGCGATCCCGGTCGTCTCGGGCTACGCCCGGGTCTGGCTCCTGGTCATCGGCATCGTGGTCATGAACGCCGCCTGCGCCTCGGCCGGGCTGCCGGCGCAGTTCGGGGAGGGCAAGGGCCCCCTCGCGGGCCTGCCGTTCTGGGCGCAGGTGCCGCTCTACCTGATCCTGTCCGACCTCGTGATGTACGCGACCCATCGCCTGTTCCACACGATGCGGTTGTGGCGGTTCCACGCGGTCCACCATTCCTCGGAGCAGGTGGAGTGGGTGTCGGCGGCCCGGTTCCATCCGGTCGACGCGGTCTTCCACGGCGCGCTGTCGGACGCGGTGCCGCTCCTGCTCGGGATCTCGCCGGACGTGGTGATCGCGCTGGTGCCCTTCAGCGTCGCGCTCGCCGCCCTCGCCCACGCCAACCTCGACTGGACCTTCGGCCCGCTGCGCTACCTGCTGGTCAGCCCGGTCTTCCACCGCTGGCACCATACCGGCCCCGACCAGGGCGGGAACATGAACTTCGCGGCGAGCTTCCCGTTCATCGACCTGATCTTCGGGACCTTCTACATGCCCAAGGGGGTGCTGCCCGAGGCCTACGGCAACGGCGACCCGTCCTTCCCGTCCGGGTTCGGCGGCCAATTGGTCCACCCCTTCGTCGGCGCGGGCGCGGGCGGGGCGGCCGAGGGCGCCGGCCTCGGCCGCTGA